One Equus asinus isolate D_3611 breed Donkey unplaced genomic scaffold, EquAss-T2T_v2 contig_613, whole genome shotgun sequence genomic region harbors:
- the LOC123284399 gene encoding disks large-associated protein 5-like, producing MNTSTPTKKDNITERKVPDQGRPAKKIEEEPGKVMSFKVDSEVNTLESQTSVTNGRDPDGVLSKVEKLPETNPAEVKGRPSFAPVDFLFRPPDGLKSYDVTPRLQQAPLL from the exons atgaataccagcacaccaaccaaaaaag ataatataacagaaagaaaagtaccagATCAAGGAAGGCCTGCCAAAAAGATCGAAGAAGAACCAGGCAAG GTCATGTCTTTTAAAGTTGATAGCGAAGTAAATACTTTGGAATCACAAACCAGTGTGACAAACGGAAGGGATCCAGATGGAGTCTTATCCAAAGTGGAAAAGTTACCTGAGACAAATCCTGCAGAAGTGAAAGGGAGGCCATCCTTCGCACCAGTAGATTTTCTGTTTCGGCCACCAGATGGTCTGAAGAGCTATGACGTAACACCTAGACTCCAACAAGCACCGCTACTTTGA